From the Musa acuminata AAA Group cultivar baxijiao chromosome BXJ3-7, Cavendish_Baxijiao_AAA, whole genome shotgun sequence genome, one window contains:
- the LOC103991854 gene encoding patatin-like protein 2 — translation MERSKSIVKQASTCGKLITILSIDGGGIRGVIPATILSFLESELQKLDGDDVRIADYFDVIAGTSTGGLVTAMLAAPDENNRPLFAAKDIKSFYLEHSPKIFPQIGGFLAPVRTMFRSLWGPKYSGTYLHSLIREKLRGVRLHETLTNVIIPTFDIKQLHPTIFSSYEVKRKSSLDACLSDICIGTTAAPTYFPAHYFETKDSEGSSSREFHLIDGGIAANNPALVAVGEVTKEVHKKNPDHFPREAMDYRKFLLISLGTGSAKVEGKYRAKSASRWGVFGWLLGGGSTPLVDVLMQSCADIVDIHLSVVFKALRSESNYLRIEDDTLTGAVSSADISTKENLDDLVSVGERLLKKPVSRVNLETGVFEPVGNGEGTNEDALRRFARLLSDERRLRKLRSPASGGNHHRIQEYVTPKDRIRAIKTTRAIPTSS, via the exons ATGGAGAGATCAAAATCGATCGTCAAGCAGGCCTCTACGTGTGGGAAGTTGATCACCATTCTGAGCATAGATGGAGGCGGAATAAGAGGAGTTATCCCTGCCACCATCCTCAGCTTCTTGGAGTCGGAGCTTCAG AAACTCGACGGTGACGACGTAAGGATTGCAGATTATTTCGACGTGATCGCTGGAACAAGCACCGGTGGTCTCGTCACAGCGATGTTAGCAGCACCTGACGAGAACAATCGCCCGCTCTTTGCAGCCAAAGACATAAAGTCTTTTTACCTCGAACACAGCCCAAAAATCTTCCCGCAAATTGG AGGATTTCTGGCTCCAGTTAGAACGATGTTCCGATCTCTATGGGGACCCAAGTACAGCGGCACATATTTGCACTCTCTTATCAGGGAAAAGCTACGAGGTGTGCGTTTGCATGAAACCTTAACGAACGTGATAATCCCTACTTTCGATATTAAGCAGCTCCACCCAACCATCTTCTCCAGCTATGAG GTGAAGCGTAAGAGCAGTTTGGATGCCTGCCTCTCCGACATCTGTATCGGCACGACCGCAGCTCCGACGTACTTCCCAGCCCATTACTTCGAAACAAAGGATTCCGAAGGGAGCAGTAGTCGGGAGTTTCACCTCATTGATGGTGGAATAGCCGCCAACAACCCG GCGTTGGTTGCTGTGGGAGAGGTGACGAAGGAGGTGCACAAGAAGAACCCAGATCACTTCCCTCGCGAGGCCATGGACTACCGTAAGTTTCTACTGATATCACTAGGCACAGGCTCAGCTAAGGTCGAAGGGAAGTATCGTGCGAAGAGCGCAAGCCGGTGGGGAGTTTTCGGCTGGCTGCTTGGTGGTGGATCGACTCCTTTAGTCGATGTGTTGATGCAGTCATGTGCTGACATCGTTGACATTCATCTCTCGGTGGTGTTTAAAGCTCTTCGATCAGAGTCCAATTATCTTCGCATCGAG GATGACACCTTAACTGGGGCAGTCTCATCTGCTGACATCTCTACAAAGGAGAACCTTGACGATCTTGTGAGTGTAGGTGAGCGGCTACTGAAGAAGCCAGTTTCAAGGGTCAATTTGGAGACGGGCGTTTTCGAACCGGTGGGAAATGGAGAAGGAACAAACGAAGACGCGCTCAGAAG GTTTGCGAGACTTCTGTCGGATGAGAGACGACTCCGTAAACTTCGATCTCCAGCCAGTGGTGGAAATCACCATCGAATTCAAGAATACGTAACCCCAAAGGATCGGATACGTGCCATAAAAACTACACGAGCTATTCCAACTTCTTCCTAA
- the LOC135643783 gene encoding probable carboxylesterase 13 encodes MDIKVEIVDFKLQQAMDPDAEVERDLSPFLRIYKSGRVERLLGTEVLPAGTESATGVASKDVLFDPDAGLWVRLYLPDLAGCTPDKRLPVVVYFHGGSFTVETAASPPDPSKLIYIHTSKGFEDMSYISPLITVPCGYDFLIPHVRLRYGFVRTFYRPLKQSALSFPLSCPFPVPLSSSSPTLHCLMDPESELVFDFPPFLRLYKSGHVERLIGTDVVPAGVDTATGVASKDVVIDPQTGLSARLYIRCSSDESGKRKLPVLVYYHGGAFVIESAFSPTYDGFLNNLVARVDFVVVSVEYRRAPEHPIPAAYDDSYAALNWVASHAGGSGGPEAWLAERGDFGRVFLAGDSAGANIAHNVLMRTRTDALPNAVPITGLALIHAYFWGKEPVGSEPTDPMFRQWLETTWGFVCGWSFGIDDPRVDPFGDPAILKTLPCRRVLVSVTEKDWFRDRGKAYYEKLQESGWEGEAELLETEDEEHVYFLSKPDCDKAAVELDRLGSFLTRD; translated from the exons ATGGATATTAAGGTCGAGATTGTTGACTTCAAGCTCCAACAGGCAATGGATCCCGATGCCGAAGTCGAGCGCGACCTCTCCCCCTTCCTTCGCATCTACAAGAGCGGCCGCGTTGAGCGCCTCCTCGGCACCGAAGTGCTCCCCGCTGGGACGGAATCCGCCACAGGCGTCGCCTCCAAGGACGTCCTGTTCGACCCCGACGCCGGCCTCTGGGTTCGCCTCTACCTACCGGACCTCGCGGGATGCACCCCGGACAAGAGGCTCCCCGTCGTCGTCTACTTCCACGGCGGCAGCTTCACCGTCGAGACGGCCGCCTCCCCGCCGGATCCATCGAAgttaatatatatacacacaagcaAGGGATTTGAAGATATGTCATACATATCTCCTTTGATTACC GTGCCATGTGGTTACGACTTCCTCATCCCACATGTTCGTCTACGGTATGGATTTGTTAGGACCTTTTACCGACCGCTCAAGCAATCGGCcctctctttccctctctcttGCCCCTTTCCTGTCCCATTGAGCTCTTCGTCTCCCACTCTTCACTGCCTCATGGATCCCGAATCCGAGCTCGTATTCGACTTCCCACCTTTCCTCCGCCTGTACAAGAGCGGTCACGTGGAGCGCCTCATCGGCACCGACGTCGTCCCTGCCGGAGTCGATACCGCCACCGGCGTCGCCTCCAAGGACGTGGTCATCGACCCGCAGACCGGTCTTTCTGCTCGTCTCTACATCCGCTGCTCCTCCGACGAATCCGGTAAGCGCAAGCTGCCTGTCCTCGTGTACTACCATGGCGGCGCCTTCGTCATCGAGTCCGCCTTCTCCCCCACCTACGACGGCTTCCTCAACAACCTCGTCGCCCGCGTCGACTTCGTCGTTGTGTCGGTGGAGTACCGGCGCGCCCCGGAGCACCCGATCCCCGCGGCGTACGACGACTCCTACGCGGCCTTGAACTGGGTGGCGTCCCACGCGGGGGGCAGCGGGGGCCCGGAGGCGTGGCTGGCCGAGCGCGGGGACTTCGGGCGGGTCTTCCTGGCCGGGGACAGCGCGGGGGCCAACATCGCCCACAACGTGTTGATGCGCACGCGGACGGACGCCTTGCCCAACGCGGTCCCGATCACAGGGCTGGCGCTGATACACGCGTACTTCTGGGGAAAAGAGCCGGTGGGATCGGAGCCGACGGATCCCATGTTCAGGCAGTGGCTGGAGACCACATGGGGATTCGTGTGCGGATGGAGTTTCGGAATCGACGATCCGCGGGTGGATCCTTTCGGAGATCCGGCGATCCTGAAGACGTTGCCATGCCGACGGGTGCTGGTGAGCGTCACCGAGAAGGACTGGTTCAGAGATAGAGGCAAAGCCTACTACGAGAAACTGCAGGAGAGCGGGTGGGAAGGGGAGGCGGAGCTGCTGGAGACGGAGGACGAGGAGCATGTGTATTTCCTCAGTAAGCCCGACTGCGACAAGGCTGCGGTGGAGTTGGACCGTCTGGGAAGCTTCTTAACCCGTGACTAA
- the LOC135643084 gene encoding cyclin-dependent kinase inhibitor 1-like, translating to MGKYTRKCSRGVEKLSVMEVTQVVGVRRRARVPAVAVAADAASARSSKRRKTAPQRTTEVVQTSSYLQLRSRRLFMTFRRPRLLAANSAAYSTGPAVEGVSRCSSNVSGDVVVDEQEGEGLERLTCNFGSRRARETTPSRDPRREASDRKSTTATSTSRTKTEVEIEEFFAAAEREQAQRFAVEYNYDVIGDVPLDGRFEWVRILR from the exons ATGGGGAAGTACACGAGGAAGTGCAGCAGAGGGGTCGAGAAACTCTCGGTGATGGAGGTGACCCAGGTGGTGGGGGTGAGGAGGAGGGCAAGGGTCCCCGCCGTGGCCGTCGCCGCTGACGCGGCCTCCGCCAGAAGTTCGAAGCGGAGGAAGACGGCGCCGCAGCGGACGACGGAGGTTGTGCAGACGTCGTCCTACCTCCAGCTTCGGAGCCGCCGCCTCTTCATGACATTCCGGAGACCAAGGCTGCTGGCAGCGAATTCGGCTGCCTACAGCACCGGCCCTGCTGTGGAGGGTGTCTCCCGGTGCTCGAGCAACGTTTCCGGCGACGTGGTGGTGGATGAGCAG GAGGGCGAGGGTCTAGAGCGCTTGACGTGCAATTTTGGATCCAGAAGAGCGAG AGAGACGACCCCCTCGAGAGATCCACGACGCGAAGCGAGCGATCGGAAATCAACCACAGCAACATCGACTTCAAGAACGAAGACAGAGGTGGAGATCGAGGAGTTCTTCGCGGCGGCGGAGAGGGAGCAGGCGCAGCGCTTCGCCGTCGA GTACAACTACGACGTCATCGGCGACGTTCCGTTGGACGGCCGCTTCGAGTGGGTTCGAATCCTCCGATGA